The Chryseobacterium nakagawai genome has a segment encoding these proteins:
- a CDS encoding spondin domain-containing protein — protein sequence MKRTFLKITVAVAGIMTAFTLSSCNDSDNNMMDLSSQRTITFENVVTPKDFVESGSFQGTGAVPVILPGQSVSVKFSAGKAQALMFATMYGASKDWFFASQQPGIKLFDTSGKAITGDVSSSVLLWDNGTKDNMTGQVESKPIAQVPNVNASQLMKLNLNYNEITSEFTLTITNTSGGTANETPFSPGVWAVSNYNGSQLLNNAPFFTPNALSNPEITDIAQMGSIDKMTAKLSANTGIITGLSPALVVIYRGDKNPIYELGKMDNGMGLKEIAQFGNVSKLQSSLQSLPGIKGIYVAGNAPVPPGNKIMTNFKADPGDKIAYVTMFGFSNDWFYANEVSIDATVKGELSSKTALFDSGTGVDQYPGAGNRQALFGGIPQSESMVISKVGNQYPIPAVQNVIKVTVN from the coding sequence ATGAAAAGGACCTTTTTAAAAATTACGGTGGCTGTAGCAGGAATTATGACAGCATTTACTCTTTCTTCCTGCAATGATTCAGACAATAATATGATGGATTTATCTTCTCAAAGAACCATCACCTTTGAAAATGTCGTTACCCCAAAAGATTTTGTAGAAAGTGGGAGCTTTCAGGGAACCGGAGCCGTTCCTGTCATTTTACCCGGACAATCCGTATCCGTCAAGTTCAGTGCCGGGAAAGCACAGGCATTGATGTTCGCAACAATGTATGGCGCTTCAAAAGATTGGTTCTTTGCTTCTCAACAGCCAGGCATCAAATTATTTGACACCAGCGGAAAAGCCATCACCGGAGATGTTTCTTCCAGCGTATTGCTGTGGGACAACGGAACGAAGGATAATATGACCGGACAAGTGGAAAGCAAACCTATTGCCCAGGTCCCTAATGTGAATGCCTCACAGCTGATGAAACTTAATCTTAACTACAATGAAATCACGTCGGAATTCACATTAACGATCACCAACACTTCTGGTGGAACAGCCAATGAAACACCTTTTTCACCTGGAGTTTGGGCTGTTTCCAATTACAATGGCTCTCAATTGTTAAACAACGCACCGTTCTTTACTCCAAATGCTTTATCTAATCCCGAAATTACGGACATAGCCCAGATGGGAAGTATTGATAAGATGACAGCAAAGCTTAGCGCCAATACTGGGATTATAACAGGCCTTTCCCCTGCTTTGGTTGTGATTTATCGCGGAGATAAAAATCCAATCTATGAATTGGGAAAAATGGATAACGGAATGGGGTTAAAGGAGATTGCCCAATTTGGAAATGTAAGTAAACTCCAAAGCAGCTTACAATCTTTACCAGGAATTAAAGGAATCTATGTTGCTGGAAATGCTCCTGTTCCACCAGGAAATAAAATTATGACTAATTTCAAAGCAGATCCGGGGGATAAAATTGCTTACGTTACCATGTTTGGTTTTTCCAATGATTGGTTCTATGCCAATGAAGTAAGTATTGACGCAACAGTAAAGGGTGAGCTGAGCTCCAAAACAGCTTTATTTGATTCCGGTACTGGAGTAGATCAATACCCTGGAGCTGGAAACCGCCAGGCGTTATTTGGAGGAATCCCACAAAGTGAATCCATGGTTATTTCAAAGGTTGGAAACCAATATCCTATTCCTGCTGTACAAAATGTAATTAAGGTCACGGTGAATTAA
- a CDS encoding TniQ family protein, giving the protein MPYIQSLGKNIWAKYIPPYQDELFTSWFFRISQAHEVKSHSFGKYYFKDQQFWNRDVDNMPTDYLKKVIFDNTPLEYSTIDRLFLNNYQNWLFENHNPNGFTSGILPLGITHRKRKHNGLLYCPICLKQAYYKKQWRLLISYVCCDCEVLLRDCCPKCYNPITFHRLEQGNKNIIKIQSLLLYLCSHCNYDLTQDIEKANKNQVSNQLEIYQILNQGYSENIQYSFSYFYLLQSMMTLLSRKHPVWGRLREACELEFGALPQINQNFTMWPIESRMPIFEIACKIINDYSFLKYLIVRYNLRLSEFSKDHILPYSFENIFKSHYKPLNQTLF; this is encoded by the coding sequence ATGCCTTATATTCAATCATTAGGAAAAAACATATGGGCAAAATATATCCCACCATATCAGGATGAGCTCTTCACAAGTTGGTTTTTTAGAATTTCACAAGCTCATGAAGTAAAAAGCCATTCGTTTGGAAAATATTATTTCAAAGATCAACAATTCTGGAACCGGGATGTGGATAATATGCCCACAGATTACTTAAAAAAAGTAATATTTGATAATACCCCCCTAGAATATTCCACCATTGACCGTCTATTTTTAAACAACTATCAAAATTGGTTATTTGAAAATCATAATCCAAACGGTTTTACCTCTGGAATACTTCCATTAGGCATTACCCACAGAAAGCGTAAGCACAATGGACTTTTATATTGCCCAATATGCCTAAAACAAGCCTATTACAAAAAACAATGGAGGTTATTAATTTCGTATGTCTGTTGTGATTGCGAAGTTCTTTTACGAGATTGCTGTCCCAAATGTTATAATCCCATAACTTTTCACCGCTTAGAACAGGGTAATAAAAATATAATCAAGATTCAATCACTACTATTATATTTATGTTCCCATTGTAACTATGATTTAACTCAAGATATTGAAAAAGCAAACAAAAATCAAGTTTCTAATCAATTAGAAATTTATCAAATTCTAAACCAAGGATATTCAGAAAATATCCAATATAGTTTCTCTTATTTTTATCTACTTCAAAGTATGATGACACTTTTATCACGAAAACATCCAGTTTGGGGAAGATTGAGAGAAGCCTGCGAACTTGAGTTTGGCGCTCTTCCTCAAATAAATCAGAATTTTACAATGTGGCCGATTGAAAGCCGAATGCCAATTTTTGAAATAGCCTGTAAAATAATTAATGATTATTCTTTTCTAAAATATCTAATTGTCAGATATAATCTTAGATTAAGTGAATTCAGTAAAGATCATATCCTACCATACTCTTTTGAAAACATTTTTAAAAGCCATTATAAACCCTTAAACCAAACCTTATTTTAA
- a CDS encoding TnsA endonuclease N-terminal domain-containing protein, with protein MVPIIQNKVRKIGLKHSSLSGSFFSAKTNKEVQFESSLERDFIFLLEMDWIIESYHEQPVTIYYSDSERKQRSYTPDFLFYWHYRFTSMGAKPLLVEIKYKEDLEKNSAIYQPKFKAAEEFCEKNGYEFKVLTEEDIRTEYLENCKFLYRYKKNTFDHQHPDIQLILKTMCDLQCTTPRELIQVCARDKYKQMELIYYMWYMVSINIIRCIWDHPLTMHSAIWLDELYENSYPK; from the coding sequence ATGGTACCAATCATACAAAATAAGGTGAGAAAAATTGGCTTAAAACATAGCTCACTATCTGGAAGCTTTTTCAGTGCTAAAACCAATAAAGAAGTCCAGTTTGAATCCTCTCTGGAAAGGGATTTTATATTTCTACTAGAGATGGACTGGATTATTGAATCCTATCACGAGCAGCCAGTTACTATTTATTACTCAGATTCTGAAAGAAAACAACGATCTTACACTCCTGACTTTTTATTTTACTGGCACTACCGGTTTACCTCAATGGGAGCAAAACCATTACTTGTTGAAATAAAATACAAAGAAGACCTAGAAAAGAATTCAGCTATTTATCAACCCAAATTCAAAGCAGCAGAGGAATTTTGTGAAAAGAATGGTTATGAATTTAAAGTTCTTACTGAAGAGGACATAAGAACTGAATATCTTGAAAACTGTAAATTCTTGTACAGATATAAGAAGAATACTTTTGATCATCAACATCCGGATATACAACTCATCCTAAAAACCATGTGTGATTTGCAATGTACAACACCAAGAGAGCTTATCCAGGTATGTGCAAGAGATAAATATAAACAGATGGAACTCATATATTACATGTGGTATATGGTTTCAATAAATATCATCAGGTGTATTTGGGACCACCCCTTAACAATGCATTCTGCAATTTGGCTTGATGAGCTATATGAAAATTCTTATCCAAAATGA
- a CDS encoding YdeI/OmpD-associated family protein, producing the protein MSSQPILFNAIIKQNGTINAAFVEFPFSTEELFNKKGQIKIKATLDEKVEYRGSLAKMKSDCHILGLTQEIRKQLGKTFGDEVSVSLIEDKEERIVEIANDIAFIFNENPDAKVLFDKMSYTHKKEYIRWIEEAKKPETRENRKIKMIQMILEGKKGI; encoded by the coding sequence ATGAGTTCTCAACCTATATTATTCAATGCTATCATTAAACAAAACGGAACAATTAATGCTGCTTTTGTAGAGTTTCCTTTTTCAACAGAAGAGCTATTCAATAAAAAAGGTCAGATAAAAATTAAAGCCACATTAGATGAGAAGGTTGAATATCGCGGAAGCCTAGCTAAAATGAAATCTGATTGCCATATATTAGGGCTGACTCAGGAAATCAGAAAACAGCTTGGAAAAACTTTTGGAGATGAAGTTTCCGTTTCTCTTATTGAAGATAAGGAAGAACGAATTGTTGAGATTGCCAATGATATTGCTTTTATATTTAATGAAAATCCGGATGCAAAAGTATTATTTGATAAGATGAGTTATACTCATAAAAAAGAATATATCCGCTGGATTGAGGAAGCTAAGAAACCTGAAACAAGAGAAAACAGAAAGATAAAAATGATTCAGATGATTCTTGAAGGAAAAAAAGGGATATAG
- a CDS encoding helix-turn-helix domain-containing protein has translation MKQEIFYLNVGQQITYNDIPCTIIRNIDIKRVSIEEIESGIIHTVNIGDISHADPQQESNNRDMLDFTDKEWGKAQERFQIIRPVLENRGDLKIVERAAKEAKVDKATIYRWISRYEQTGSIGSILGKKKNGGRGKSRLSPEQEEIIQKCITEIYLTSFRKSINYLIRAISFECNKLGIPTPHSTTIRRRINEISEEEKVKQRYGKKVSDAAFKPIRGSFPHSNHPLSVVQIDHTIGDVILVDEVFRQPFNRPYLTVAIDVYSRMILGINISFDPPGAMGTGLCISNAILPKETYLQKLGIDGSWGCWGVMETIHVDNAKEFRGIMLKKACENYGINLEFRPVATPHYGGHIERFLGSFSKAVHDLPGTTFSNTKERSTYKSEKHASLTLAEFEKWMVTYIVNVYHKTVHSGIGMTPEEKYIEGIFGNNETKGIGLPPRFNDERRIKLSFMPYLERKIQATGVVIDHIHYYDEVLRKYINTPNDSKNLKKYSFRRNPKDISVIYFFDPDLNEYFDIPYRDTRYPPMSVWEYRAAVKKWKEDNTGIINEAHIFESYKKLEEIELKAIKATKKLSKNSRRMITKEFNGKENFLENITKVNNELKLSEVNKTQTSDTREINFENEFTLKPFDNLDDEAFDN, from the coding sequence ATGAAACAGGAAATTTTTTATCTGAATGTCGGTCAGCAAATAACTTATAATGATATTCCGTGTACTATCATTAGAAATATTGATATTAAGCGTGTAAGTATTGAGGAAATAGAAAGCGGTATAATACATACGGTTAATATTGGTGATATCTCTCACGCTGACCCTCAACAGGAATCTAATAATAGAGATATGCTTGATTTTACAGATAAAGAATGGGGAAAAGCACAGGAAAGATTTCAGATTATCCGACCAGTTCTTGAGAATCGAGGAGACTTAAAAATTGTTGAAAGAGCAGCAAAAGAAGCTAAAGTTGATAAAGCAACGATTTATAGGTGGATTAGCCGTTATGAACAAACTGGAAGCATAGGTTCAATACTTGGTAAAAAGAAAAATGGTGGCCGTGGGAAATCAAGACTATCTCCAGAGCAAGAAGAAATAATACAGAAATGTATTACCGAAATATACTTAACTTCATTTCGAAAGTCGATAAATTATTTGATTAGAGCAATTTCTTTTGAATGTAATAAGCTGGGTATACCGACGCCACATTCTACAACAATACGAAGACGAATAAACGAAATTTCCGAAGAGGAAAAGGTCAAACAACGATATGGCAAAAAGGTCTCCGATGCCGCTTTCAAGCCAATTAGAGGAAGTTTTCCGCATTCAAATCATCCTTTAAGTGTGGTACAGATCGATCACACAATTGGTGATGTGATTTTAGTAGATGAAGTATTCCGGCAACCTTTTAACAGGCCATATCTAACTGTGGCAATAGATGTTTACAGCAGAATGATTTTAGGAATTAATATTTCATTTGATCCACCTGGAGCGATGGGGACAGGTCTTTGTATCTCAAATGCAATACTTCCAAAAGAAACATATCTTCAAAAATTAGGAATTGATGGATCGTGGGGATGTTGGGGGGTAATGGAAACTATTCATGTTGATAATGCAAAAGAGTTTAGAGGAATTATGTTAAAAAAAGCTTGCGAAAATTATGGTATTAATCTTGAATTCCGCCCTGTAGCAACTCCACATTATGGAGGACATATTGAAAGATTTCTTGGTTCATTTTCAAAAGCAGTCCATGATCTTCCAGGCACAACATTTTCAAACACGAAAGAACGTTCAACTTATAAATCTGAAAAACACGCCTCGTTAACATTGGCGGAATTTGAAAAATGGATGGTTACCTATATAGTCAATGTATATCATAAAACTGTGCATTCTGGCATTGGAATGACTCCTGAAGAAAAATATATTGAAGGAATATTTGGCAATAATGAAACTAAAGGTATTGGCCTTCCCCCACGTTTCAATGATGAAAGGAGAATAAAGCTAAGCTTCATGCCGTATCTAGAACGAAAAATCCAGGCAACAGGGGTCGTAATCGATCATATTCATTATTATGATGAAGTATTAAGAAAATACATTAATACTCCTAATGACAGTAAAAATTTAAAGAAGTATTCATTTAGAAGAAATCCTAAAGACATAAGCGTCATCTATTTTTTTGATCCGGATCTGAATGAATATTTTGACATCCCTTATAGAGATACTCGGTATCCCCCTATGTCAGTATGGGAATACAGAGCTGCAGTAAAAAAATGGAAAGAGGATAATACTGGAATTATTAATGAGGCACATATATTTGAAAGTTATAAAAAACTGGAAGAAATTGAGTTAAAAGCTATTAAAGCAACAAAAAAACTTTCCAAGAATTCCAGAAGGATGATAACAAAAGAATTCAATGGTAAAGAAAACTTTTTGGAAAATATTACAAAAGTCAATAATGAACTGAAGTTATCCGAGGTTAACAAAACTCAAACTTCTGATACTAGAGAGATTAACTTTGAAAACGAATTCACACTAAAACCATTTGACAACTTAGATGATGAAGCATTTGACAACTAA
- a CDS encoding S46 family peptidase: protein MKRLFLLFTFLLSFAQMRADEGMWLLMLVKRLNGVDMQKEGLHLTPEEIYSVNNSSLKDAIVSFGGFCTGEIVSDKGLLFTNHHCGYGAVAAASTPEKDYLKNGFWAMKQKDEFNAKDLYVRFLVRMDDATQRITSKLNNNMTGAERKAVIDAETKAIQTENSENGKYTVVVKDFFNGNEFYYFVYQDYKDVRLVGAPPSSLGKFGGDTDNWEWPRHTADFTVFRVYADAAGNPAEYSPSNVPMKPKHFLPVSLKGIKPGDFSMILGYPGRTNRYLTSYGIQQMVGKDYPAWVEASKTAMDVMKKYMDKDKATQLNYASQYASVANYWKNRQGTIDAVMKNGTITDKIGIEDKFKTWAVQPGNTMYDGILDDISIYYKQTSDRSVERNYAAQFTRNAKYISLALQVGSALKAYAAQDMQGRLAMKAKTEAAIKAAYENFSTPLEGEMLAAMTSLYQARVKNTEVASATILGLDAKTISNLAYSSIFANKTSATNFLLNPDALKLDADPLWKVANGIVADQKMNNERFVKIDDNFAKNSRLFLAGLVKAMPEKKFYPDANSTMRLTYGTVDKLPIREDRNYFGVTDNYYTDMSGLVGKYKKGDEEFDLPQRVIDLYNLKDFGQYADAKGYMPVNFLSNNDITGGNSGSPVIDGDGNLIGIAFDGNSEALSGDIVFEPEWQKTINVDVRFVLWTIDKFAGARRLVDELKLVRDANTPADTKTKNSGTTTMPKKTKKK, encoded by the coding sequence ATGAAAAGACTATTTCTACTATTCACTTTCTTGCTGAGTTTTGCTCAGATGAGGGCGGATGAGGGGATGTGGCTTCTTATGCTTGTCAAAAGACTTAACGGTGTTGATATGCAAAAAGAGGGTCTACACCTTACGCCTGAAGAGATTTATTCCGTTAACAATTCCAGCTTAAAAGACGCTATCGTAAGTTTTGGTGGTTTCTGTACTGGAGAGATTGTTTCTGATAAAGGACTTTTATTCACAAACCACCACTGTGGTTATGGAGCTGTAGCTGCGGCTTCTACTCCTGAAAAAGATTATCTGAAGAATGGTTTCTGGGCCATGAAACAGAAGGATGAATTCAATGCAAAGGATCTTTACGTAAGATTTTTAGTAAGAATGGATGATGCTACTCAAAGAATCACATCCAAGCTAAACAACAACATGACCGGAGCAGAGAGAAAAGCTGTAATTGATGCTGAAACCAAAGCAATCCAAACAGAAAACTCTGAAAACGGAAAATATACTGTAGTGGTAAAAGATTTCTTCAACGGAAATGAATTCTACTATTTTGTATACCAGGATTATAAAGATGTAAGATTAGTAGGTGCACCTCCTTCATCATTAGGAAAATTCGGTGGTGATACGGATAACTGGGAGTGGCCAAGGCACACTGCGGACTTTACTGTTTTCAGAGTGTATGCTGATGCTGCAGGAAATCCTGCTGAATATTCTCCTAGCAACGTTCCTATGAAGCCTAAGCATTTCTTGCCGGTTTCTCTTAAAGGAATTAAGCCTGGTGATTTCTCAATGATTCTTGGATATCCTGGTAGAACAAACCGTTATTTGACTTCTTATGGAATTCAGCAGATGGTAGGCAAAGATTACCCGGCTTGGGTTGAAGCTTCCAAAACCGCAATGGATGTAATGAAGAAGTATATGGATAAAGACAAGGCGACTCAGCTTAACTATGCTTCTCAATACGCTTCTGTAGCCAACTATTGGAAAAACAGACAGGGAACCATTGATGCCGTGATGAAAAACGGAACGATCACTGATAAGATAGGTATTGAGGACAAGTTCAAAACATGGGCGGTTCAACCAGGAAATACTATGTATGATGGTATTTTAGATGATATCAGTATCTATTACAAACAAACTTCTGACAGAAGTGTTGAAAGAAATTATGCAGCTCAGTTCACTAGAAATGCTAAATATATTTCTCTTGCTTTACAGGTAGGTTCTGCTTTAAAAGCTTATGCTGCCCAGGATATGCAGGGGAGATTGGCTATGAAAGCTAAAACTGAAGCTGCTATTAAAGCTGCTTATGAAAACTTCAGCACTCCACTAGAAGGAGAAATGCTTGCTGCAATGACCAGCCTTTACCAGGCAAGAGTAAAAAATACTGAAGTAGCTTCTGCTACAATCCTTGGATTAGACGCTAAAACAATTTCTAACCTTGCTTATTCTTCTATTTTTGCAAACAAAACTTCTGCTACAAATTTCTTATTAAATCCTGATGCTTTAAAACTTGATGCTGATCCACTTTGGAAAGTAGCAAACGGTATCGTTGCAGATCAGAAAATGAATAATGAAAGATTTGTTAAAATAGATGATAATTTCGCTAAAAACAGCCGTCTATTCTTAGCTGGGTTAGTAAAAGCTATGCCTGAGAAGAAATTCTATCCGGATGCGAACTCTACGATGAGATTAACTTATGGTACTGTGGATAAACTTCCTATCAGAGAAGACAGAAACTATTTTGGTGTTACAGATAACTACTATACAGACATGTCTGGTCTTGTTGGAAAATACAAGAAAGGTGATGAAGAATTCGATCTTCCTCAAAGAGTAATCGATCTTTATAACCTTAAAGATTTTGGACAGTATGCTGATGCAAAAGGTTATATGCCTGTAAACTTTCTTTCTAACAATGACATTACAGGAGGTAACTCTGGTTCTCCGGTAATTGATGGAGACGGAAATCTTATCGGTATTGCATTTGACGGAAACAGCGAAGCATTAAGCGGTGATATCGTATTCGAGCCTGAATGGCAGAAAACAATCAACGTAGATGTTCGTTTCGTTCTTTGGACGATTGATAAATTTGCTGGGGCAAGAAGATTAGTTGATGAATTAAAGCTTGTGAGAGATGCAAACACTCCGGCTGATACAAAAACTAAAAACTCAGGTACTACAACAATGCCTAAGAAAACAAAGAAAAAATAA
- a CDS encoding TniB family NTP-binding protein: MMKHLTTKTKELVLNGSLEEKIFYLRKQKWIPYPNADKILAKLDDLKNYPTVDRMPNLLIVGETNNGKTALINKFYKKNNPYIREGEYDVVIAPVLVVQAPPEPDEKSFYNKILQILNAPIIKSESPDIKQRRIISLFKKLEVKLIIIDEIHHVLAGSPLKQRIFLNVLKYLSNELKIPIICVGIRDAFNVIQSDAQLANRFETVILERWKMNEVYLQFLVNYEALLPLENPSYLAENSMASKILAMSDGLIGEINTILIKATELALNSRLNKIDHKILDNIEYVSPEDRKKILRRANL; the protein is encoded by the coding sequence ATGATGAAGCATTTGACAACTAAAACCAAGGAGCTTGTTTTAAATGGAAGCTTAGAAGAAAAAATCTTTTACTTAAGAAAACAGAAATGGATTCCCTATCCTAATGCTGATAAAATACTAGCAAAATTGGACGACCTTAAAAACTATCCTACCGTAGATAGAATGCCTAATTTATTGATTGTTGGAGAAACAAACAATGGAAAAACTGCATTGATTAATAAGTTTTATAAGAAAAACAATCCATATATCCGAGAAGGAGAATATGATGTTGTTATCGCTCCAGTGCTTGTTGTACAGGCACCGCCAGAACCCGATGAGAAGAGCTTTTATAATAAGATTCTACAAATTCTCAATGCACCAATAATAAAAAGTGAAAGTCCGGATATAAAACAAAGAAGGATCATTTCCTTGTTTAAGAAACTAGAAGTAAAACTAATTATCATTGATGAAATACACCATGTCCTTGCAGGAAGTCCTCTTAAACAACGAATATTTTTGAATGTTCTAAAGTATTTAAGTAATGAATTAAAAATTCCAATCATATGTGTTGGGATTCGTGATGCATTTAATGTCATTCAGTCGGATGCACAACTCGCCAATAGGTTTGAAACAGTAATCTTGGAAAGATGGAAAATGAATGAGGTATACTTACAGTTCCTAGTAAATTATGAAGCTCTTCTTCCTCTTGAAAACCCTTCATATCTTGCTGAAAACTCAATGGCATCAAAAATTTTAGCAATGTCAGATGGCTTGATAGGAGAAATAAACACCATCTTAATAAAAGCAACCGAACTTGCCCTTAATAGTAGGCTAAATAAAATTGATCATAAAATTTTGGATAACATTGAATACGTTTCTCCAGAAGACAGAAAGAAAATTTTAAGGAGAGCAAATTTATAA
- a CDS encoding META domain-containing protein — translation MKKILFPLLAVLFLGLMFNCSVVPDKNPYLQRQWMLVSFDGFSKDQLIAHKAEMNLTGKMEKGKMYGSAYMGCNQMSFTSEFKKGGAVKISQGVSTMKACQDMSLESSFQKKLETMTKYSVEGHFLTLSDSQGNTMKFVAADWD, via the coding sequence ATGAAAAAGATATTATTTCCCCTTTTGGCTGTCTTATTCTTAGGACTTATGTTCAATTGTTCCGTTGTCCCGGATAAAAATCCTTATTTACAAAGACAATGGATGTTGGTTTCTTTCGATGGTTTTTCTAAAGACCAGTTGATCGCTCATAAAGCAGAGATGAACCTGACCGGAAAGATGGAAAAAGGTAAAATGTATGGAAGTGCATACATGGGTTGTAATCAAATGTCTTTTACTTCCGAATTTAAAAAAGGGGGAGCTGTGAAGATCTCCCAAGGAGTAAGTACGATGAAAGCCTGTCAGGATATGAGTCTGGAAAGCTCTTTTCAAAAGAAACTTGAGACTATGACAAAGTATTCTGTTGAAGGACATTTTCTTACCTTGTCCGACAGCCAAGGGAATACGATGAAATTTGTAGCAGCTGATTGGGATTAA
- a CDS encoding LytR/AlgR family response regulator transcription factor, translating into MMTHIRCMIIDDDELDRLVLQHYIKQYENIEIVASFDSAEKAVPYLELPLDLLITETNLKGMSGLEFRKLAHKIPACIFVSSHPEMAASVFELNTLDFITKPLTAERFHYSMQRLFEFFKVKEKCECYDAMLGHDFIKIKESGSIFQIRKTDILYLEALKDYTRIITLEKKHCILDSLGNLLHKSFFDSFVRIHRSYAVPKHLIRGKNCHEIELIHHIKLPIGRTYKNNLSFFDP; encoded by the coding sequence ATGATGACCCATATTAGATGTATGATTATTGATGATGATGAACTGGATAGGCTGGTTCTTCAGCATTATATTAAACAGTATGAGAATATAGAAATTGTCGCTTCTTTTGATTCGGCTGAAAAGGCAGTTCCTTATCTCGAACTTCCCCTTGACCTTCTGATTACCGAAACCAATTTAAAAGGCATGAGCGGTCTGGAGTTCCGTAAACTTGCCCATAAGATTCCCGCATGTATCTTCGTAAGCTCCCATCCGGAAATGGCTGCATCTGTTTTTGAGCTCAACACGCTGGATTTTATTACTAAGCCTCTTACTGCAGAACGTTTCCATTATTCTATGCAAAGGCTCTTCGAATTTTTCAAGGTAAAAGAGAAATGTGAATGCTATGATGCCATGTTGGGGCATGATTTTATTAAAATTAAAGAGAGTGGGAGCATTTTCCAGATCAGAAAGACGGATATTCTTTACCTGGAAGCACTGAAAGATTACACCCGAATTATCACTCTTGAAAAAAAACATTGCATTCTTGATTCTTTGGGCAATCTTTTACATAAAAGTTTTTTTGATTCCTTTGTCAGAATACACAGAAGCTATGCGGTTCCCAAGCACCTCATCCGGGGAAAGAACTGTCATGAAATAGAACTGATTCACCACATTAAGCTTCCCATCGGCAGAACGTATAAAAATAATCTCTCTTTCTTTGACCCTTAA